The following are encoded in a window of Poecile atricapillus isolate bPoeAtr1 chromosome 21, bPoeAtr1.hap1, whole genome shotgun sequence genomic DNA:
- the LOC131587151 gene encoding fibrinogen-like protein 1-like protein translates to MAQCLLLLASLLILAAPGHSVHTQTLNTFKKSPSNTSSSVLKRTTWPRDCSEVPVDSPSGIYIIQPMGLHPIRVYCEMGGADRGWTVIQRNRQDTDITWAESWSTYKHGFGNMHTEFWLGNEYIHQITRQKIYQVRFVIWDAANNMKFADYNLFSLDDESQGYRLRLGAHSGTAEDAMDSDNPRKVHNNMKFSTKDRDQDTYRGNCASRYGGGWWYSACYSVQLNVKGRLAWGRLCRGNCRASAILIKPAAYH, encoded by the exons ATGG CTCAGTGTCTTCTGCTCCTTGCCTCCCTGCTCATCTTGGCTGCACCAGGCCATTCTGTGCACACACAAACCCTAAACACCTTCAAGAAATCTCCCTCCAACACTTCATCGAGTGTTCTGAAGAGAACCA cctggcccagggacTGCAGCGAGGTTCCAGTTGACAGCCCCAGTGGCATCTACATCATCCAGCCCATGGGGCTGCACCCCATCAGGGTGTACTGCGAGATGGGTGGGGCAGACAGGGGCTGGACCGTCATCCAGAGGAACCGGCAGGACACGGATATCACCTGGGCCGAGTCCTGGAGCACCTACAAGCACGGCTTTGGGAACATGCACACCGAGTTCTGGCTGGGCAACGAGTACATCCACCAGATCACCAGGCAGAAGATCTACCAGGTCAGATTTGTCATCTGGGATGCTGCAAACAACATGAAGTTCGCAGACTACAACCTGTTCAGCCTGGACGATGAGTCCCAGGGCTACCGGCTGAGGCTGGGAGCGCACTCGGGGACAGCGGAGGATGCCATGGATTCAGACAATCCCAGGAAAGTGCACAACAACATGAAGTTCTCCACCAAGGATCGGGATCAGGACACTTACAGAGGGAACTGTGCCTCTCGCTATGGGGGTGGGTGGTGGTACTCGGCCTGTTACTCTGTGCAGCTGAACGTCAAGGGGCGCCTGGCTTGGGGCCGCCTGTGCCGGGGGAACTGCAGAGCCTCGGCCATCCTCATCAAACCAGCTGCATACCACTAG
- the SPACA6 gene encoding sperm acrosome membrane-associated protein 6 — translation MGWWFVALMLMLVPWHPRNPGLWLWVLMSCLPEVHPCLLCFGPPLQRARLCRDITGAFANNPELKECHEALVEAAQPLASVTVGSGQREELREIVMDAMFFLEEQRGKSEQNEGRCMKVYGDQGEGTLSYLNIWDTPEPLNETLQEAVNTIWTKLNQLGKVPACIPPCGFQPAARVFQCATCSLVDCQFALDCPVQDLWTYTDETIVLRCNVPFHTPSSLPVTWMFAPNLRTQDMTLFKELKGNPEKPFSLTIEEPAPGTVACRLGEPSKPIIRKFFYLNVSEGSVEEEKGLQAVFSTVLHRLHDKTPVPHTPTMGLALAAGSMAFILLLM, via the exons ATGGGCTGGTGGTTTGTGGCCCTGATGCTGATGTTGGTCCCCTGGCACCCTCGAAACCCTGGCTTGTGGCTGTGGGTCCTGATGTCCTGCCTCCCTGAGGTGCacccctgcctgctctgcttcGGGCCCCCCCTTCAGCGGGCACGGCTTTGCCGTGACATTACTGGAGCCTTTGCCAATAACCCTGAACTTAAAGAATGCCATGAGGCCCTTGTTGAGGCTGCTCAACCACTTGCCTCCGTCACTGTAG GGTCAGGACAGCGTGAGGAACTTCGGGAAATCGTCATGGATGCTATGTTTTTTTTAGAGGAGCAAAGGGGCAAGAGTGAGCAGAATGAGGGAC GGTGTATGAAG GTCTATGGGGACCAGGGGGAGGGCACATTGTCTTACCTGAACATTTGGGACACACCAGAACCCCTGAACGAGACTCTGCAGGAAGCTGTCAACACAATCTGGACAAAGCTGAACCAACTGGGGAAAG TTCCAGCCTGTATCCCACCCTGTG GATTCCAGCCAGCTGCCCGTGTCTTCCAGTGTGCTACCTGCAGCCTGGTGGACTGTCAGTTTGCCCTGGACTGCCCAG TGCAGGACCTGTGGACCTACACGGATGAAACCATTGTGCTGCGCTGCAACGTGCCTTTCCACACCCCCAGCAGCCTGCCCGTCACCTGGATGTTTGCCCCCAAT CTGCGCACACAGGACATGACACTGTTCAAGGAGCTGAAGGGGAATCCAGAGAAGCCCTTCAGTCTGACCATTGAGGAACCTGCTCCAGGAACCGTTGCCTGTCGCCTGGGGGAGCCTTCCAAGCCCATTATCCGCAAGTTCTTCTACCTCAACG TGTCAGAGGGAAGCgtggaggaagagaaaggacTCCAGGCTGTGTTCAGCACTGTGCTGCACAGGCTCCATGACAAGACCCCCGTGCCCCACACACCAACCATGGGGCTGGCTCTGGCTGCCGGCTCCATGGCATTCATTCTGCTGCTGATGTGA
- the LOC131587178 gene encoding glutamine-rich protein 2-like: MLFQSLEKLQKEKADEQEMLAAMDTKADKAALGSKVNCSQFDANMERLDERMQELQSQISGQEEHWNKMQQQFSDAMEEKLDRLELKAFSSEIEETWNRNIEELETRWMRESAAGFKK, translated from the exons ATGCTGTTCCAGTCTctggagaagctgcagaagGAGAAAGCAGATGAACAGGAAATGTTGGCAGCCATGGACACG AAGGCTGACAAAGCTGCCTTGGGCAGCAAAGTCAACTGCAGCCAGTTTGATGCAAATATGGAGCGGCTGGATGAGaggatgcaggagctgcagagccagaTTTCAGGCCAGGAGGAGCACTGGAACAAGATGCAGCAGCAGTTCAGTGATGCAATGGAAGAGAAG CTGGATCGCCTGGAGCTGAAGGCTTTCAGTAGCGAGATAGAAGAGACCTGGAATAGGAACATTGAGGAACTTGAGACAAGGTGGATGCGTGAAAGTGCCGCTGGGTTTAAGAAGTGA
- the LOC131587152 gene encoding fibrinogen-like protein 1-like protein encodes MGLQAGTPWLQRDLVLLPTVVAMLLLCASAGPAAPTASSKSASGFPPDCSRLRKNSPSGVYVIQPARSPPRVVWCDMDTDGKGWTVVQRNSHDTELTWKQSWTTYKYGFGNVHSDYWLGTEYLHLLTQQGTYKVRFVVRDKTNVTHYAEYDIFRVESEASGYPLRLGRHSGDGDDYLTLYHPKKGGIHDNMKFSTVDKDQDQYSGNCAKSYGGWWYNRCQNVLLNAKNYIVWPGFCDNGDCASSLILVKPTDVC; translated from the exons ATGG ggctccaggctgggacaccCTGGCTCCAGCGGGACCTTGTCCTCCTGCCCACCGTGGTGGCCATGCTTCTCCTGTGTGCCAGCGCGGGCCCAGCCGCGCCCACTGCCAGCTCCAAGAGTG cctcagggTTCCCCCCGGACTGCAGCCGGCTGCGCAAGAACAGCCCCAGCGGGGTGTACGTCATCCAGCCCGCCAGGTCCCCGCCGCGCGTCGTCTGGTGCGACATGGACACCGACGGCAAGGGCTGGACCGTGGTGCAGAGGAACTCCCACGACACCGAGCTCACCTGGAAGCAGTCCTGGACCACCTACAAGTACGGCTTTGGGAATGTGCACAGCGATTACTGGCTGGGCACCGAGTACCTGCACCTGCTGACGCAGCAGGGCACCTACAAGGTGCGCTTCGTGGTGCGGGACAAAACCAACGTCACCCACTACGCCGAGTACGACATCTTCAGGGTGGAGAGCGAGGCCAGCGGGTACCCACTGAGGCTGGGCCGGCATTCTGGTGATGGGGATGACTACCTGACCCTCTACCACCCCAAGAAGGGGGGAATTCATGACAACATGAAGTTCAGCACGGTCGACAAGGACCAGGACCAGTACAGCGGGAACTGCGCCAAGAGCTACGGGGGGTGGTGGTACAACAGGTGCCAGAACGTCCTGCTCAATGCCAAAAACTACATTGTTTGGCCAGGGTTCTGTGATAACGGTGACTGCGCATCCTCCCTCATCCTGGTCAAACCCACAGATGTGTGCTGA